A stretch of the Thalassotalea euphylliae genome encodes the following:
- a CDS encoding MBL fold metallo-hydrolase, translating to MLQYKIIPVTPFQQNCTVFWCDETKLAAVVDPGGDVEQVIAFIDGQGLTMAKVLLTHAHIDHAGATKALASHYGVNVEGPHQEDKFWIDLIPMQKERFGFAHAEAFDTDRWLNQGDTVSFGNIELEVYFCPGHTPGHVVFYHRESKLAQVGDVLFRGSIGRTDFPKGDHATLISSIRDNLFPLGDDVRFIPGHGPMSTFGEERRTNPFVGDGVR from the coding sequence ATGCTTCAATATAAAATAATTCCTGTGACCCCGTTTCAGCAAAATTGTACGGTATTTTGGTGTGATGAAACCAAGCTGGCGGCAGTTGTCGATCCAGGTGGCGATGTTGAACAAGTCATCGCATTTATCGACGGCCAAGGGCTTACAATGGCAAAAGTGCTGTTAACTCATGCACATATCGACCACGCTGGTGCAACCAAAGCACTTGCAAGCCACTATGGCGTAAATGTGGAAGGCCCACACCAAGAAGATAAATTCTGGATTGATTTGATCCCAATGCAAAAAGAGCGCTTTGGCTTTGCCCATGCCGAGGCCTTTGATACCGATCGCTGGTTAAACCAAGGGGATACCGTTTCATTCGGTAATATTGAGCTGGAAGTGTATTTCTGCCCAGGGCATACGCCGGGTCATGTGGTGTTTTATCATCGTGAGTCAAAGCTGGCACAAGTTGGCGACGTACTATTTAGAGGCTCAATTGGTCGCACCGACTTCCCGAAAGGTGATCATGCAACCTTGATCAGCTCAATTCGCGATAATCTGTTCCCGCTCGGTGATGATGTGCGTTTTATTCCAGGTCATGGCCCTATGAGTACCTTTGGCGAAGAGCGTCGTACGAATCCATTTGTTGGCGATGGAGTTCGCTAA
- a CDS encoding sodium-dependent transporter encodes MTRDSFHSRIGFVLAAAGSAIGLGNIWGFPTNAANNGGGAFLFVYLVVTLLLALPALYAEIYIGNQTQKNPVSALGEACAERMPRFGRFAGKLGLCGAIMMLSFYTIVAGWMLAHALSAVAALVGTTDLSVWLATDSTVRNVVFTPIFIVLGALIVHQGVHSGIERWSARLMPMLLIMLVGLIIYILLQEGAMAGLKQYLIPDFSQVTNPSLVISAMGQAFFSLSIGVGGMMVYGSYMAKDKDIGKLVLSIGALDTFIAFLAGLLIIPALFVAQHAGQQVFANDQLIGEGQLIFQILPTLFSSMGTIGLVVAAAFFSLLSIAALTSTISSTEVPVAYLVEEKSFTRRKATWLISAIVLMASMVLVAFFDVLFGLIIQVLTTIMQPLSCLFYFIVVGWVWKRGNKLKDQARIAEHKWLGIWGNYLAYVCPILLTVVFINVAF; translated from the coding sequence TTGACCAGAGATTCCTTCCATTCCCGTATCGGTTTTGTTTTAGCAGCGGCTGGCTCAGCCATAGGTTTAGGCAATATTTGGGGTTTCCCCACCAACGCAGCCAATAATGGCGGCGGCGCCTTTTTGTTTGTTTACCTTGTGGTAACCTTATTGCTCGCACTGCCTGCACTGTATGCCGAAATTTATATTGGTAACCAAACACAGAAAAACCCAGTAAGTGCACTTGGTGAAGCGTGTGCCGAGCGGATGCCAAGATTTGGCCGTTTTGCCGGCAAGCTTGGCCTGTGCGGCGCCATTATGATGTTAAGTTTTTATACGATTGTTGCCGGTTGGATGCTCGCCCATGCGTTATCGGCAGTTGCAGCACTTGTGGGGACAACAGACTTATCCGTTTGGTTAGCAACCGATAGCACAGTTCGCAATGTCGTATTTACGCCAATATTTATTGTGCTTGGCGCGCTAATTGTGCACCAAGGGGTACATAGCGGTATCGAACGTTGGTCAGCGCGATTAATGCCTATGTTGTTAATAATGCTTGTTGGTTTAATTATTTATATTTTGCTACAAGAAGGCGCAATGGCGGGCTTAAAGCAGTATTTAATTCCTGATTTTAGCCAAGTAACGAACCCAAGTTTAGTAATTTCTGCTATGGGGCAAGCCTTTTTCTCGCTGTCAATTGGTGTTGGTGGCATGATGGTGTACGGCTCATATATGGCGAAAGACAAAGATATTGGCAAGCTCGTGCTGTCTATTGGCGCGCTTGACACCTTTATTGCGTTTTTAGCTGGCTTATTAATTATTCCAGCGCTATTTGTGGCTCAGCACGCTGGCCAGCAAGTATTTGCCAATGATCAATTGATCGGTGAAGGCCAGTTAATTTTCCAAATTCTGCCAACCCTGTTTAGTTCAATGGGCACGATTGGCTTAGTGGTTGCCGCTGCATTTTTCTCGCTACTTTCAATTGCGGCACTCACATCGACGATTTCATCTACCGAAGTGCCTGTTGCTTATTTAGTGGAAGAAAAGTCATTTACCCGCCGCAAAGCCACTTGGTTAATTTCAGCGATTGTGCTGATGGCAAGCATGGTCTTAGTAGCATTTTTTGATGTGTTATTTGGCTTAATTATCCAAGTGCTAACCACTATTATGCAGCCACTTAGTTGCCTATTTTACTTTATTGTTGTTGGCTGGGTATGGAAACGCGGTAACAAGTTAAAAGACCAAGCAAGAATTGCTGAGCACAAATGGCTTGGTATATGGGGCAATTATTTAGCTTATGTTTGCCCTATTTTACTTACTGTTGTATTTATTAATGTGGCGTTTTAA
- a CDS encoding GGDEF domain-containing protein: MLFQKLLTTGIAHQSFSVTNKVRMMNLIGIITTLVSGLYTFAYAFVLDNISVALINCVFTLAYVVTLVFNYFQAFRGGKIWFFVTLMLHLVACTNLYVTNATGFHLYFFLVPTGVFLLFELREKTEKVTLSLIALVLYFYCENTLNPAPLIELSDSFNHILYQSVVLVIMLEVILVLTIFANEIEANELKLTKQATTDALTGLSNRHAFFEHGSSLFESTKHLNRPLTIILVDIDHFKRINDQHGHFVGDLCLTEVTQLMAAQKREQDMLARIGGEEFAIILPDTTLSEANNIAEQMRITISQHHIPLVGDQHLHCTVSFGIASRDTDASSLKEVLVHADKALYLAKELGRNRVQIFQSPSDN, encoded by the coding sequence ATGTTGTTTCAAAAACTACTTACTACAGGTATTGCCCATCAAAGCTTTTCAGTGACCAATAAGGTCAGGATGATGAATTTGATAGGCATTATCACCACCCTAGTTTCAGGCCTTTACACCTTTGCCTACGCCTTTGTGCTCGACAACATATCAGTCGCGTTAATCAACTGCGTATTCACGCTAGCCTATGTCGTCACGCTAGTGTTCAACTATTTTCAAGCATTTCGCGGCGGTAAAATCTGGTTTTTTGTCACCTTAATGTTGCACTTAGTGGCGTGTACAAATTTGTATGTTACCAACGCAACAGGCTTTCATTTATATTTTTTCCTCGTCCCTACTGGCGTATTTTTACTGTTTGAATTAAGAGAAAAAACAGAGAAAGTTACCCTAAGTTTAATCGCGCTCGTTTTATACTTTTACTGTGAAAACACACTAAACCCAGCCCCACTGATTGAGCTGTCTGACAGCTTCAACCACATTCTTTATCAATCAGTTGTTTTAGTGATCATGCTCGAAGTGATTTTAGTGCTAACAATATTTGCTAATGAAATTGAAGCCAATGAATTAAAGCTAACTAAACAAGCAACGACCGATGCCTTAACTGGCTTATCAAACCGACACGCTTTCTTTGAACACGGCAGCAGTTTATTTGAATCAACGAAGCACCTTAATCGCCCGCTGACCATCATATTAGTGGATATCGACCACTTTAAACGTATCAATGATCAGCATGGCCACTTTGTTGGCGATTTATGTTTAACCGAAGTCACACAGTTAATGGCTGCCCAAAAGCGCGAGCAAGATATGCTTGCCCGCATCGGCGGTGAAGAATTCGCAATAATACTGCCAGACACAACCTTGTCAGAAGCGAATAATATTGCTGAGCAAATGCGTATTACCATCAGCCAACATCACATTCCGTTGGTCGGTGATCAGCATTTGCATTGTACCGTTAGCTTTGGTATTGCCAGCAGAGATACAGACGCCAGCTCGCTTAAAGAAGTATTAGTGCACGCAGACAAAGCGCTTTACTTAGCCAAAGAACTTGGCCGAAATCGCGTACAAATTTTTCAATCGCCTAGCGATAACTAA
- a CDS encoding DNA recombination protein RmuC, protein MNEFFQQLSTSELLLFSILALVILNFLINLISVFRQKNQSEQQASVVRIEANLGQLIQQFQQGYVNNQHQIKELMAETKLQLMQQHKQSDQNSQQQLFEKFQSLNQLFRQQQQQLQEQLTLMAKVNRDEQAQSIEKLTQSTDKRLQEISGQVDKRLSEGFEKTTQTFNDILKRLALIDDAQKKITELSSNVVSLQEVLADKRSRGAFGEVQLNSLVRNVLPESQFALQHTLSNGKIADCILFLPKPTGNVVVDSKFPLESYQTMTNPEHELLVRKNAEKQFKQDIKKHINDIASKYLIENETADGAVMFIPAEAVFAEIHAHHADLVEYANKQRVWLASPTTLMAILTTARAVIKDEATKQQVHLIQEHLGMLAQDFGRFQGRFNNLARHIDQAANDVKQIHTSADKITRRFEKIEQVDIGHEQVDIGQETEANPLLSEN, encoded by the coding sequence GTGAACGAATTTTTTCAACAATTATCCACTAGCGAGTTATTGTTATTTTCAATACTTGCCTTAGTTATCCTTAATTTTCTTATCAATTTAATTAGTGTTTTTAGACAGAAAAACCAGAGCGAACAGCAAGCGTCAGTTGTCCGTATTGAGGCGAATTTAGGCCAGTTGATTCAACAGTTTCAGCAGGGCTATGTCAATAATCAGCATCAAATTAAAGAGTTGATGGCGGAAACCAAGTTGCAGTTAATGCAGCAACATAAGCAAAGTGATCAAAATAGCCAGCAGCAGCTGTTTGAGAAGTTTCAATCGTTAAATCAACTGTTTCGTCAGCAACAGCAGCAGTTGCAAGAGCAGCTTACCTTGATGGCGAAAGTTAACCGTGATGAGCAAGCGCAAAGTATTGAAAAGCTTACCCAATCAACGGATAAAAGGCTGCAAGAAATTAGTGGTCAGGTGGACAAACGCCTAAGCGAAGGTTTTGAAAAAACCACTCAAACCTTTAACGATATTCTTAAACGCTTGGCCTTAATTGACGACGCGCAAAAGAAAATTACTGAGCTTTCCAGCAATGTTGTGAGCTTGCAAGAAGTGTTAGCGGATAAACGCTCACGCGGTGCTTTTGGCGAAGTGCAGTTAAACTCGCTCGTGCGAAATGTATTACCTGAGAGCCAATTTGCGCTGCAACATACCTTATCGAACGGTAAGATTGCCGACTGTATTTTGTTTCTACCAAAACCGACCGGCAATGTGGTAGTTGATTCGAAATTCCCGCTGGAAAGCTACCAAACCATGACCAACCCTGAGCATGAGTTATTGGTGCGTAAAAATGCGGAAAAGCAGTTTAAGCAAGATATTAAAAAGCATATTAACGATATCGCCAGCAAGTATTTAATTGAAAATGAAACCGCTGATGGGGCAGTTATGTTTATTCCTGCTGAAGCGGTATTTGCCGAAATTCATGCCCACCATGCTGACTTGGTAGAATATGCCAATAAACAACGTGTGTGGTTAGCATCGCCAACTACGCTCATGGCCATTTTAACTACGGCACGAGCGGTGATTAAAGACGAAGCGACTAAACAGCAAGTGCATTTAATTCAAGAGCACTTGGGCATGCTGGCGCAAGACTTTGGCCGCTTCCAAGGGCGTTTTAACAACTTAGCACGCCATATCGACCAAGCGGCAAATGATGTTAAACAAATTCATACCTCGGCAGATAAAATTACCCGTCGTTTTGAAAAAATCGAGCAAGTAGACATTGGCCATGAGCAAGTAGACATTGGCCAAGAGACGGAAGCTAATCCGCTACTTTCTGAAAATTAA
- a CDS encoding IS3 family transposase (programmed frameshift) translates to MPRYTNPRKTWFYPVDFKIKAVELSLKDDVMSKDVAHALDIHPFMLSRWRKEYREGKFNLPVRYKSNKELMSELPSKQELNKIKQLQRENERLKQENDLLKKATVSGGSTSARFGFIKRHGKALGVKYLCTWLKVSRSGYYAWLHRSPSNRVLADKTLLNNIKNVFNASLHTYGSPRVFEALKRLGIRTSKKRVARLMHEYGLVARAVKTYRKTAKVKFFYKEIENKRQSLEKPEGINQQWSGDITYLKVGKRWHYLAVVIDLFSRRIVGWAFGAKKSTALTLSALRQALHQRKPQTRLLFHTDRGAEYRAHVVQQFLQRNNVEASMNRPGCCTDNAEVESFFHSLKADLIRGNTFSSANKLHALLKSYLNNFYNRQRLHSSLGYQTPAEFESAVN, encoded by the exons ATGCCCAGATATACCAACCCCAGAAAAACATGGTTTTACCCAGTTGATTTCAAAATCAAAGCCGTCGAACTAAGCTTAAAAGACGATGTCATGTCAAAGGATGTTGCTCATGCGCTCGATATTCATCCCTTTATGTTAAGCCGGTGGCGTAAAGAATATCGAGAGGGGAAATTTAACTTACCCGTGCGCTATAAAAGCAACAAGGAATTAATGAGTGAACTCCCCTCCAAACAAGAGCTGAATAAAATCAAACAACTCCAACGAGAAAATGAACGCTTAAAGCAGGAGAATGACCTGCTAAAAAAG GCAACGGTATCTGGCGGAAGTACATCAGCACGATTTGGATTCATCAAAAGGCACGGAAAAGCCTTAGGTGTTAAGTACCTTTGTACTTGGTTAAAGGTGTCACGTAGTGGCTATTACGCATGGCTACACCGCTCCCCTTCGAATAGAGTGCTGGCCGATAAGACATTGCTAAACAACATAAAAAACGTATTTAATGCCAGCCTTCATACCTATGGTAGTCCCAGGGTGTTTGAGGCACTCAAAAGGCTCGGTATTCGAACAAGTAAAAAGCGAGTAGCACGGCTTATGCACGAGTACGGTCTTGTCGCCCGTGCCGTCAAAACCTACCGTAAAACCGCGAAAGTGAAGTTTTTCTATAAGGAAATTGAGAACAAGCGCCAATCGCTTGAGAAGCCTGAGGGTATCAACCAACAATGGTCGGGCGACATTACTTACCTTAAAGTGGGTAAACGGTGGCACTACTTAGCTGTCGTGATTGATTTATTCTCTCGTCGAATCGTGGGCTGGGCATTTGGGGCGAAGAAATCAACAGCATTAACCCTTAGCGCTTTGCGCCAAGCACTACATCAACGAAAGCCTCAAACACGTTTACTCTTTCACACCGACAGGGGCGCTGAATACCGCGCGCACGTCGTGCAGCAATTTCTACAACGCAATAACGTAGAGGCCAGTATGAATCGCCCTGGATGTTGCACAGACAATGCTGAAGTGGAGTCCTTTTTTCATTCGCTTAAAGCAGACCTCATTCGCGGCAATACATTCTCATCGGCAAATAAATTACACGCATTATTAAAGAGTTACCTAAATAACTTCTACAATAGACAGCGATTACATTCGAGTTTAGGATATCAAACACCTGCTGAATTTGAGTCAGCAGTAAATTAA
- a CDS encoding IS110 family transposase: MSLIKAIGIDLAKSVFSIHGVDSHDKCQLRKTVKRNKLLAEVAKLPACIIGMEACSGAHYWAREFTKLGHEVRIMASKFVIPYRQNEKNDANDAEAICEAVTRPKTRFVTIKSEEQQAVLCLHRIRQGAIKDRTALINRLRGLLAEFGIIMPKGRYPAQHAISGILEDGENNLPMLARELLSDLWQDIKALNQQILKHDRKLYQLANQMNAARRLMTIPGVGEITATAVVATVSDAKDFDTSRAFSAWIGLVPRQYTTGGQVKLGRISKRGEKHIRTSLIHGARAVIANCKHKTDRTSLWVKELIERRGFKRATVALAAKNARLIWALLRSKNEYQIDYVK, encoded by the coding sequence ATGTCACTAATTAAAGCAATTGGCATCGATTTAGCCAAATCTGTTTTCAGTATCCACGGTGTCGATAGTCATGACAAGTGTCAATTACGAAAAACCGTTAAGCGAAACAAACTGTTAGCTGAAGTTGCTAAGTTGCCAGCGTGTATCATTGGTATGGAAGCGTGCTCAGGCGCACACTACTGGGCAAGAGAGTTTACTAAGCTTGGCCATGAAGTACGCATCATGGCCTCAAAGTTCGTGATTCCGTATCGCCAAAACGAAAAGAACGATGCCAACGACGCTGAAGCCATTTGTGAAGCGGTGACCCGTCCCAAAACGCGCTTTGTCACCATCAAAAGTGAAGAGCAACAAGCCGTGCTTTGCCTACACCGTATTCGCCAAGGGGCTATCAAGGACAGAACCGCACTCATTAATCGGCTTCGGGGCTTACTCGCAGAATTTGGTATTATCATGCCCAAAGGACGTTATCCGGCACAACATGCCATTAGTGGCATCTTAGAAGATGGTGAGAACAACTTACCCATGCTCGCTAGAGAGCTACTAAGTGACTTATGGCAAGACATTAAAGCATTAAACCAGCAAATTCTTAAACATGACCGAAAGCTCTATCAACTCGCGAACCAAATGAACGCGGCAAGGCGCTTAATGACCATTCCTGGGGTTGGCGAAATCACGGCAACGGCGGTTGTTGCGACGGTGAGTGATGCAAAAGATTTTGATACCAGCCGCGCCTTTAGCGCTTGGATTGGTCTAGTACCTAGGCAATACACGACAGGTGGGCAAGTGAAACTTGGCCGAATCAGTAAACGTGGCGAAAAACACATTCGCACCTCACTCATTCACGGTGCTCGAGCCGTAATAGCCAACTGCAAACATAAAACAGACAGAACCAGTTTATGGGTAAAAGAGCTGATTGAGCGACGAGGATTTAAACGGGCAACCGTCGCGCTTGCAGCCAAGAATGCACGGTTGATATGGGCATTGCTTCGAAGTAAAAACGAATACCAAATAGATTATGTAAAATAG
- a CDS encoding fumarate hydratase, with product MAIIKQQDFIESIADALQYISYYHPLDFVQALEKAYHKEESQAAKDAIAQILINSRMSATGKRPICQDTGIVTCFVKVGMAVQWDSTDMTVQQMVDEGTRRAYMNPDNPLRASIVADPAGTRKNTKDNTPSVVHIDLVEGNEVEVMIAAKGGGSENKTKMAMLNPSDSIADWVVETLPKMGAGWCPPGMIGIGVGGTAEKAGVLAKESLMDPVDIQELIDRGPQNAEEELRLEIYERVNKLGIGAQGLGGLTTVVDVKINSAPTHAASKPVVMIPNCAATRHVHFHLDGSGPADLTPPKLEDWPEITWEVGENVRRVNVNDLKKADVSEWKTGETLLLSGKILTGRDAAHKRIQEMMANGEALPVDFTDKFIYYVGPVDAIGDEAVGPAGPTTATRMDKFTDLMLSQTGLIGSIGKAERGPATCESIKNNKSVYLMAVGGAAYLVSKAIKHAKVVAFEDLGMEAIYEFDVEDMPVTVAVDSTGESAHVTGPAIWQAKIEELDEKLGA from the coding sequence ATGGCTATCATTAAACAACAAGACTTTATTGAATCGATTGCAGATGCTCTGCAATACATTTCTTACTACCATCCATTGGATTTCGTTCAAGCGCTTGAAAAGGCTTATCACAAAGAAGAAAGCCAAGCGGCAAAAGACGCCATTGCACAAATTCTGATTAACTCACGCATGTCGGCAACGGGTAAGCGCCCAATTTGTCAAGATACAGGTATCGTGACTTGTTTCGTGAAAGTGGGTATGGCTGTTCAGTGGGACAGCACTGACATGACAGTTCAGCAAATGGTGGATGAAGGTACGCGCCGCGCGTACATGAACCCAGATAACCCGTTACGTGCGTCGATTGTTGCTGACCCTGCGGGCACACGTAAAAATACTAAAGATAACACGCCATCAGTTGTCCATATCGACTTAGTGGAAGGCAACGAAGTGGAAGTGATGATCGCTGCTAAAGGTGGCGGTAGTGAAAACAAAACCAAAATGGCGATGCTAAACCCGTCTGACTCAATCGCTGACTGGGTAGTTGAAACCTTACCGAAAATGGGCGCAGGCTGGTGTCCACCGGGTATGATTGGTATTGGTGTTGGTGGTACCGCTGAAAAAGCAGGTGTATTAGCTAAAGAAAGCTTAATGGACCCAGTAGACATTCAAGAATTGATTGATCGTGGCCCACAAAACGCGGAAGAAGAATTGCGTTTAGAAATTTATGAGCGTGTTAACAAGCTAGGCATTGGTGCACAAGGCCTTGGCGGTTTAACCACTGTGGTTGATGTGAAAATCAACTCAGCACCTACACACGCGGCGTCTAAGCCAGTGGTGATGATCCCTAACTGTGCGGCAACCCGCCACGTACATTTCCATTTAGATGGCTCAGGCCCTGCGGATTTAACTCCACCTAAATTAGAAGACTGGCCAGAAATCACTTGGGAAGTCGGTGAAAATGTGCGCCGTGTTAACGTAAACGACTTGAAAAAAGCCGATGTAAGCGAATGGAAAACTGGTGAAACCTTATTGCTAAGCGGTAAAATTTTAACGGGTCGTGACGCTGCACATAAGCGCATTCAAGAGATGATGGCAAACGGTGAAGCGCTACCAGTAGATTTCACTGATAAGTTTATTTACTACGTAGGCCCAGTAGATGCTATTGGCGACGAAGCAGTAGGCCCAGCAGGCCCAACAACCGCAACTCGCATGGATAAGTTCACTGACCTTATGTTATCGCAAACTGGCCTAATTGGTTCAATCGGTAAAGCTGAGCGTGGCCCAGCAACGTGTGAATCTATTAAGAACAACAAATCTGTGTATTTAATGGCTGTAGGTGGCGCAGCATACTTGGTATCAAAAGCGATTAAACACGCAAAAGTGGTTGCCTTTGAAGACTTAGGTATGGAAGCGATTTACGAGTTTGACGTTGAAGATATGCCAGTAACCGTTGCGGTAGATAGCACAGGTGAATCTGCTCATGTGACTGGTCCTGCTATTTGGCAGGCGAAAATTGAAGAGCTAGACGAAAAGCTAGGTGCGTAA
- the pabB gene encoding aminodeoxychorismate synthase component I, producing the protein MPALDKSFELVARPINVSEPQAVVSLFSHYANQPWSFWLDSNESDHQDSRFDIIVTNPVLTIETRAQRKEHSNDNLTHAVSTNVVAHSIEYQTLAGEFSGDPLARLKQLERSVFEKVTLPKTHLPFKTGAIGYFSYDLGRCFERLPAIADDDINLPLMAVGIYTQALVFDRQQSQLYLIAPSEKWQQYADEVMTLVAATIDNSDKTDKNEQQSFSLTSDWQTNMSKAQYQQKFAQVQAYLHSGDCYQINLAQRFQANYQGDEFSAYLKLREANQAPFSAFMRLPSHSIVSISPERFVQLSGNKVQTKPIKGTLTRGETAEADKANAEQLSNSTKDRAENLMIVDLLRNDLSRVCQAGSVKVPKLFDIESFPAVHHLVSTVEGELASEHDGSDLLRAAFPGGSITGAPKIRAMEIIEELEPHRRNLYCGSIGYLSACGNMDTSITIRTLICQNQQIYCWAGGGLVADSKVDSEYQETFDKVRKILPVLAN; encoded by the coding sequence TTGCCAGCCCTAGATAAGAGTTTTGAGCTTGTTGCTCGCCCGATTAATGTTTCTGAGCCACAAGCGGTTGTCAGCCTATTTTCCCACTACGCGAATCAACCTTGGAGCTTTTGGTTAGACTCCAACGAAAGCGATCACCAAGATAGCCGCTTTGATATTATTGTCACCAACCCTGTGCTGACGATAGAAACGAGGGCGCAACGCAAAGAGCATAGTAACGATAACTTAACACATGCAGTTAGCACTAACGTCGTTGCTCATAGCATTGAATATCAAACACTAGCTGGCGAGTTTTCTGGTGACCCTTTAGCGCGGCTAAAGCAGCTTGAGCGCAGCGTTTTTGAAAAGGTTACCCTGCCTAAAACTCATTTACCCTTTAAAACAGGAGCAATCGGCTACTTTAGTTATGACTTAGGTCGCTGTTTTGAACGCTTACCAGCAATCGCTGATGATGATATTAATTTACCTTTGATGGCGGTTGGTATTTATACTCAGGCACTGGTGTTTGATCGCCAGCAAAGCCAACTGTATTTAATAGCGCCATCTGAAAAGTGGCAACAATATGCCGATGAAGTAATGACGCTTGTCGCTGCTACAATCGACAACAGCGATAAAACTGACAAAAACGAGCAGCAAAGCTTTTCATTAACCTCTGATTGGCAAACGAATATGAGCAAGGCGCAATATCAGCAGAAATTTGCGCAAGTGCAAGCATATTTACACTCGGGCGATTGTTATCAAATTAACCTTGCGCAACGTTTTCAGGCTAATTACCAAGGGGATGAATTTAGCGCTTATCTAAAGCTTCGCGAAGCTAACCAAGCGCCCTTCTCGGCTTTTATGCGCCTGCCAAGCCACAGCATTGTCAGTATTTCACCTGAGCGCTTTGTACAATTATCCGGTAACAAGGTACAAACCAAACCAATCAAAGGCACGTTAACACGCGGGGAAACTGCCGAAGCTGACAAAGCCAATGCCGAGCAGCTCAGTAATTCAACTAAAGATCGCGCGGAAAACCTAATGATTGTTGATTTACTCAGAAATGATCTCAGCCGCGTTTGCCAAGCAGGCAGTGTTAAAGTGCCTAAGTTGTTTGATATTGAAAGCTTCCCCGCAGTGCATCATCTCGTGAGTACCGTTGAAGGCGAGTTAGCGAGCGAACACGATGGCAGCGACTTATTGCGCGCCGCTTTTCCGGGGGGCTCGATTACAGGCGCACCCAAAATTCGCGCCATGGAAATTATTGAAGAGCTAGAGCCACATCGCCGCAATTTATACTGTGGCTCTATTGGCTATTTATCGGCATGCGGCAATATGGACACCAGCATCACCATTCGCACCCTAATTTGCCAAAACCAGCAAATTTATTGCTGGGCTGGCGGCGGCTTGGTAGCCGATTCAAAAGTTGATAGCGAATACCAAGAAACTTTTGATAAGGTAAGGAAGATACTACCCGTGCTTGCCAACTAA
- a CDS encoding CoA pyrophosphatase, with translation MNKQDFIQKFQLQPLEPSSQTFVFPSKLKEAAVLIALCEMTKGEVSNAEVASDKAQDELSLSVVLTKRASHLKHHAGQISFPGGKVESSDTSKAETALREAEEEIGLNRQQVTVLGQLSDYHTITGFNVTPVVGVISGDFDLSIDENEVAEVFTVPLKHFIDGDSHTKLPMYHRGHKHYVHFMPYQEHQIWGATAAIIADLVAHLMPQPA, from the coding sequence ATGAATAAGCAGGATTTTATTCAAAAATTTCAGCTACAACCACTTGAGCCTTCAAGCCAAACATTTGTTTTCCCAAGCAAGCTTAAAGAAGCGGCGGTATTAATTGCGCTTTGCGAGATGACTAAAGGTGAAGTTAGCAATGCTGAGGTTGCGAGCGACAAAGCGCAAGACGAGCTTTCTTTATCTGTAGTGTTAACCAAACGCGCCAGTCATTTAAAACATCATGCTGGGCAAATTAGCTTTCCTGGCGGTAAAGTCGAAAGTTCAGACACCTCAAAAGCAGAAACCGCACTGCGCGAAGCGGAAGAAGAAATTGGCTTGAATCGCCAACAAGTAACTGTACTAGGTCAGCTGAGCGATTATCACACCATTACTGGCTTTAATGTTACCCCTGTGGTTGGCGTGATCAGCGGCGATTTCGATTTATCGATTGATGAAAATGAAGTAGCCGAAGTATTTACTGTGCCGCTTAAACATTTTATCGATGGTGATAGCCACACTAAACTGCCCATGTATCATCGCGGTCACAAGCACTATGTGCACTTTATGCCCTACCAAGAACACCAAATTTGGGGAGCTACTGCGGCCATCATCGCCGATTTAGTCGCTCACCTAATGCCGCAACCTGCTTAA